From a single Loigolactobacillus coryniformis subsp. coryniformis KCTC 3167 = DSM 20001 genomic region:
- a CDS encoding TerC family protein, with translation MLNLILSGDNAVVIALATRKLGSNKRNQAIIIGTAGAVILRIILMLVAIQLLAIPLVKVVGSVLLFYIAYDLVKPNSDTEIDKVKSGNTYAWC, from the coding sequence GTGTTGAACTTAATATTAAGTGGTGATAACGCAGTTGTTATTGCGTTAGCAACTAGAAAATTAGGGTCTAATAAACGTAATCAGGCTATTATTATTGGAACAGCAGGCGCAGTTATTTTACGGATAATTTTAATGTTGGTTGCTATTCAGTTATTAGCCATTCCTTTGGTCAAAGTGGTAGGCAGCGTATTGCTATTTTATATTGCTTATGATTTAGTGAAACCTAATTCTGATACAGAAATCGATAAGGTTAAAAGTGGGAATACATACGCGTGGTGCTAG